From the genome of Bos indicus x Bos taurus breed Angus x Brahman F1 hybrid chromosome 19, Bos_hybrid_MaternalHap_v2.0, whole genome shotgun sequence:
GTGggtatgtttatgtataactgattcactttgctgtgcagcagaaaccagcatgacactgtaaatcagccatactccaataaaacagCGAATAAGAATTTAAACAACTATAAACACATGAGAAACCCCCATACTCATGGGCCCCCAATTTGGTGGCATTTCCAGGGTGTCCACGGTCTGAAGCAGAAGACAAGGTGCCACACCCCCACACCTCCTGTGTGAACCGGCAGCCCTGCTGACACGTTCGGGCGTTAAGTCCACCTGTCCACACTGGCAGCACATGGCTCCCAGTGAAAGCAGGACCTGCAGAAGCACAAGCGTGAGGCACCACCACTGAGCCTGAGGACGCATCAGGAGTCCAGCAGGAACCCCGGGGCACCAGGACAGGTGCCGCGAGCACACTGACCTCATCCCCCCGAGGGTCCATCCTCCGCCACAGGAAGAGCCGCTGCTTGGGCCAAGCACCTGACGTGGACACAGAACCTCCGTCCCGGGAGGGATGAGTGCCCTGCACACACAAGGGTGAGTGTGCGGCAGTGGACACGCACGGGCAGCGGGCATGGCGGCTCCAGCATCCACACACACCCTGTGACCAGGGACCGAGGGGCATCCCGAAAGACCGCAACAAAGGGAAGTCCTCCCTCCAAGCAGAACTCTGAGTACTGTACCTGGTTACCCACCTTGTCAGGAACCAGACTGGCCCCAAGTACTGACCTATGTGGACTCCTGGGGCAGCGCCAACAGCTCGCTGGACAGTTAAAGACTCAGAAGGAACAGGATTAGAAGGCCAGCGACAGAAGATGTGAGTGGGGACAGACCTCAGGTCAGGAACAGATTGTGCTCACCAAGAAGCCTGACCAAGGACGCTCACCAGGTGGACAAAGCCACCTGTTCTGGGTGCCGATGGCTCACTGCCCCCACGCCATTGCTCCAAGGGCCCACAGACAAAGGGGCCATCAAAATGGGGTAGCGGGGGCATACTGGAACAGGCTCCACGGCAGGCCCCGGGCCCAGCTCACCAGTCACTCCTGTGGGAtgcctgcccagcccagcccctaaACCAGCTCTGAAGCCTGGAGGTCACTTCCCGTATCACAGCAGCAGGTGGCCACCTGCTGGCTGGGCGACTACACGGGGGGGTCAGCATCTGTCTTTGTGGGATGGACCCATCTTCTGGACTCAGCTCCGCTTGCCCTGCCTGTCCACACTCCGCAGGTCACGATGCTCCACGAGTCCGACTGCTGAAGGCACAACTTCCAGGACAACTTAACACTTTTAACCAGACCATGGTCAGAGCACACAGGTCCCGGGATGGAGGGCAACAGCTGGGCAGGACTGGAACACTACAGCTTTGTACCAACAACCCCACTGTAGGTCTTCATTCCCGGCCTGGACGACGCTGGATTGAAGGTCTAAGACCCTGGGGGCAGTTTGGGGTCGGGGGGGCCTTTCTGCAGGGATACAGCAGTGGTCCTGGTTAACGTGGAGAGACTGTGGGTAAGGCACGGACGGCtactctggaggcccagggactTGCTGGCGCTTCCTGCTATTTCCATGTGAGGGAACTCAAGAAGACTGCACCTCAGGCATCTTGAAAGGGATGCTTCGGAAATGAAGGGTCCACGGGCTGGAGGGGCCAGAGCCCATGACAAGCGCAGAGTCAAACAGCACTCACCAGGCCAGGGACCTTCTCTGCTGACTCACACCTGCCACCTGCTCAACCGCAGGGTGGCCTTCCCCACATCCCAGGTCCTGTGCTCAAAGTCTCCAAGGATTCCTGCATTTAAAGCCCCTCAGGTGACATTAAATTCAAAATCTGATGGACCACAAGGCCCTGAGCCCCAGGCTCCTCAAGTCGCCATCATGGCCAGGATGAGGAGATGCAAACATGGGCTTCCTGGCCCAAAGCAGGTTGGGGCTGAACAAATAAAGGGGCTCAGGAGGGCCTCGGCCGCAGAAATGGGAGACCACCAGCTTTCAGAATAAAATGTAGCTTTATTACGACACATGAAAGACTACAAGCCATTAGGGAGGAGAGGAGCCTAACAGTCCCTCAGAACGGCAAGGAAAGGGACATGGAGACATCCCCATGATAAAATCCACAGCACAATCACTGGCATCTTGTTCTTATGATTTTGTTGTCAAAGTTATAGTAAATCAGTTACCTGAACTGTCAAAAGAATGGCAATTTGATACAATGGGAGCATCTACACTGAGCAAGCTACGACAGCACGAGTGTACACACTGCAGAAGGGCGAGTCCCAGGCGCGCTGGTGCAGGCAGGAGggccccactccccacctcaGGACACCCCAGAGAGCGAGCCGCCGCCTCCCCGCGACGTGTCGACACAGCAGCCGACGTCTCAGAGACACAGTCACTTTGATACACGAGTGCAGGGGGAGGGGTCGCCCAGGAGTCCTCCGTGGTCCAGACGTCAATGCAAGTGGTTTTAAGAAACGGGAAACTGTTTCCAGCAGCTGCATTGGGAGCTGagagaaaggactcccaaacgcAGCCTCTGTTCCTGACATCACGGCAGGACCTCGGCACAGCCGAAGCGTCACGCCCACCCCGCCTCCACCCCACGTGGCTCTAACAGTCAGGGGGCGATCTCGTCAGCAGACACAGAGCTAAGTGCTCAGAACAGCAGGCCCGAGGGAGTAAAGAGCATTAATCCggatataaaaattcaaaaataacatttagaaaagagaaacctggcttcactgtctccccatcCAGGAGCTATGGACGTGAATGCAGGGCCCAGAAGGGGTGCAGGGAGGGACAGAGTGAGCCAACAGAAACCCAAAGCAGAACATCCACTCTGCCCCGACTTAACATGGAGGCCCCGGGCCCAGAGCTCCACAGTCACctccagcccagggcctggcccgCGAGGCCTCTGTCCAGAGCCCTCAGAGCAGGCATAGTGCACGGGCCACGCAGGGTAGTTTCTGAGAACGGGCGCCCACCTGCATGTCTGATGATGCTCACGGCTGTTTCAAAATAAGCTTAACAACTTGTGTTCCTGAAATAcagaaacacaactgagtgaccctGGCAGGCACTTGGGCCGTATCCGCCGGGTATGATGACCCGGCCTAGGAACCCCAGCCAGCACCTTCCACCCTGCACAGCAACCACGCCGCTCCTGGACCTAAGCAGCTGATGAGCTGGACCCAGTCCACTGCCCGTTGGCTGAGAACTATGTGCACACCTTTACAGAGTGAAAAAACTTAACACCCTGTAACATGGGAAAAGTATGTGATACTCATATTTCCACGCTCCTATAAAGTTCTCCAGAACACAGCTACATCTGTCTATGTGTCAGCTATGAAAGAAACCACAGGGCCCACAAGCCGGGAGCACCCACCACCTGGCCCTCTGCAGAAAGCCCGCGGACCTAGCTGCAGGGGGATGTGTTCCTCTCCAGGAAGTAGCCCTCACAGTTCAGGACAGATGGGCTTGTCCCCGTCTCCAGGTTGGACCCTCTCAGAATGGACAATCTAAGTCAGGGTGTGGATAGACGGGTGCATCTGCTCCTTCAGCCCGTCCCACTGGCTCTGTGCCGGCAGTCTTTCCTGCTGCAACAGAAACAAGCAGAATGGAAAGCAGAGACCCCCAGCGTAGAACGCAGCAACACCCCCCCAACCCTGCAAGGCCCCCCGACGCCATCCAACATGTCCACTGCCCAGCAGCGACTGGGAGAGCTCGTGGGCCAGGTGGCCAGGAAGGAGACACGGGAGAGAAGCAGTGAAACCACTAGACACACTTGAGTTAAAGACAGAGACTGTACCCTGCCCAGCCCGCTCCTCACCCGCGGCTCTGACACAGACATGGAGGTCCCTGGGGATGAGGGGTGGGGGCAACCAAAGCAGCACCAGTGAAGAAGCAAGACCCACTCTCCAGAATCAAGGGAAAACGATCTAAGGTTCAGTCTGAACTCGGTAATTCATTCACATCACTATCACTGCATTCATGAAATTCACGAtcatggagaagagagaaagagagagaataagaaaacACCTATTTCTAGAAAACGGGGAGGTCCTTCCGCATGCAGGACAACGCTGGCATCTGCAGGACAGACAAGCTGGAGGCCGCGCAGGGCTGTCAGCTCCGCAGGCTCCGGGCCCTGGATCCACGCTACGCACACTCAAGACCCCAAATTCACCAAGAAAGAGATCGCGAGGGCGCGATCTCGACCCGCTCTGGAGCCTCCAGCCTGAAGCCGCTGGAACTCCAAGGGGCATGGGAGACATGCAGGCACTGTCTCCTTTGCCCCCAAGCCCTGGGCCAACCTCCTGCCAAGCGTCTGCACAGCGTGGCCCCGGGCGTGCGGGGGCTCCCGCGGGGCTACTCGTACTCCAGGAACTGCTTGTGGTAGAACAGCAAGTACCTGTGGAGGAGAAGGCAAGCTCACCTCCCACCCGGGGTGGCCATGGGGCACCTGTCCCTGCAGAGCTGAGGCCCCCAGCCCATGCCCCAGCCTGAGACCGCTCTCCCTTGGCTGGGGGTCCCTCTCTGAAGGATGCCTGCCCCAGGTTCCACCCACCCAGCCCTCTCAGGGCCACCACAGAATCTCAAGGCTGCCCTGCTGCCTGGAACTCCAAGCCCAAATGCTGTCAGGGTCACAGCAGGTCATCTGGGGCAAGAGCCTCCCAGATGGGCACAGGGGGAGCTGCCGTCAGGGGACCTTGGCCCTACAGGACGCACCCCTCGCTGTCCAGCACGTCCGCGATGCTGGCCTTGGTGATGATGGCGTCATCACATTTGAACCACTGGTCCTTGTGCTGTCGGATGAAGCTGGTGTAGTGGCCGCTCTCCAGGGTCCCCTGGTGGTTGACCACCGCAAACAACGAGTACCTGAGGGGATGGCAGCAGGGACACGGAGATCACTCAACCCTGTCACCACCCGGGACCACAGTCCCCACAGCAGCAGCCCAAGAATGAACGCTGACAGGGAAGGGTAAGGGGACAGGCCGCCTGGGAGACACTGGAGCGGCTGCAGCCTCCCTTCGGCCACCAGTAGGAAGGACGGGAAAGGAGGACAGGGCCTAGTCAAGGTGCCGGGAAGGTCAGGCTCTTGCAAAAGGAGGCCAGCTTAGATGCAGGTGGGGGGAGGCCCTGCCCTGACAGAGGAGTGCAGCACTATAGGAAGCCAGCCAGTGACCAGAAGACACACAGCCTGGCCACCCCCTCCccatggccacacacacacacacacacacacacacacacacactcccccccccccccccgccccgggcaATGCAGGTGGGGCCTCCCTAAGGCCCAGGGCCAACTCTCACTCAAGACGCTGGCCCGCCCGCCAGGTGGAGCCACTCACTTGTTGTCATTGTTGAGACTGTCTGTCGGCTGCTGGTACTGTCCGTTCATCCTGCTCTCTTTGCTGTAAGGACAGCAGGCACTCAGCCTTGATCAAAATGTTAACTGATCACCCTCACCAGGGACTTGCGAGGCATGACTGTGTGGCTTCCACGTGTCTGGTTCTCCCAAAAACTCTGCCTCAGGCAGAGACGGCCCCAACttacagtgaggaaactgaggcccaggctgGCCAAGTGGACCATCCACACCAAGGCACAGAGCTGGAGTCAGCCAGGACCCACGGTTCCCCCAACCCATCCtgtctccccactccacccctggCCAGGGGGTCAGCCTCACTGGACCCTCCTGCGGCCTACATGGGCTCAGGTCTCTGCTGCTTCGACACCCCCCGGAGTCCTCCACCACAGCAGCCCTCGTCTGACACACTAGTAAGTGTCTGGGCATTTTGTGAAGGTAAATTTTAAGTGGTCCAGAAAACACAGACTTGAAAACAAAGCAAGTGACATCTGCAGCTGCAGAACCACCCTGCTGATTTGTATTCCACCCCAATGCCTGCGGCTGAAATGCTGCCTACGGGCAGATAGCCCAAGTCTGAGCCAGTGCTACGACAGCTAGTCGGGGGCCAGCCTCCCTCACACGGGGAGGGGTCAGGGGCTTCCATGACGTCAGGGCTCACTGGGGCCTCATCAGGGACCTGGCACCACCCCCGCCCGCCCGTGGACAGAGAACAAACCTGGAGGCCATGAAGGGGGTCATGTCCAGCTCCAGGGGGAAGGACACGTAGGTGGTGATCTTACGCCGGAGTTTGGCTGAGTGTTCAAACCGCTGCAGGAACGGAGGGATGGGGGAGATGGGTTAGGGCTCCTCCCACCGTGTCTCCGGGGCTTCTAACATGCCTTCCTGTGTTTTCTTAAGTGCCCTGCTTCTGCCCAGAGCCAGAGCTCAGAATCCACAGCACAAACCCCATGGGGCTTAGCCCCCCACCCCTGAAACAATGGGCCTGATGGCAGGTGTGGACGTGACACAGTGTCTGGCAGGAAAAACAGGGCCCACACCCCATGCCCTGTGCCCCCTGCCAGATAGGACGCTTCCCCACAAAACGGGACACTGGACCAGCAGCAAGGCAGGGCTGGGGTTCTGGGTTGTCTTACACCTTTAAAGGGTCACAAAGCGGAAGAGTAAGCAACAGAGACCATTAAGGAATGCCCAAGAAGAGCAAACACAGCAGCCCTGCTGCTATTCTTTCTCAGCTCGTCACTCAGGACTCACGCTTGTTACTAGCCCTTCACAGAAGGCATGCTGACCCCAGGATTAGACCTCAGTGCAAAGGGTCTTTGCTTTTAAGTAAATCAGAAAACTTGGGGTGAGGATGGAAGAATTTGGAGGGGAGGAGGAGTAAACTCCTACCCACCCCTACCCAGAGTAACTTGCCCTGTTTCAGTTAAAGTAACTCCTTTCTGATTCACAGCAAACCTCCTGACAGCAGACAGAACAGTCACTTACAGGAGGCACTGGCCTATGTGCTCCAGAGGCAAGGTGGGCACTGCACAGCCACCTCAGGCCCGGGGCGCGCTCAGGGGACTCACTTTGAGGTGGAAGCAGGCCACAATGGGCAGCTTCTTCATGGTGAGCTGCTTGGTGGACTCCTGGTAGCTATGGCAACCGCTGCATTTGATCTTGGCACTGCTTCCTAAGTGCTCTGGTCTGGTAAATCTGCAACATGTCAAAAACGTGTACttttagttaaaaaagaaaatgagaacactaagaaaaaaaagagagaaaagtttttttttatcactttcaGTGGGTTCATTTTGTTCCTAAACACATGCACAATTAAGGACGCTTTTTAAGGACGCTTATAACGttacaatgaaaaacaaaaaagctacttcttcctcttctctatcATAAAGAATTCTCATCCTAAGTAATGATTTTCTAACTACTGTAAGACACAGCAGTCAAATTACTCCCTGAAAAGTGAAAACCAGCATTCACACAAAACTGTATGTGAGTGGTTACTAactgcagctttatttgtaagggccaagaaaaacctggaaacaacACAGATGTCCTTCAGCAAATGAGTGGTTAATGCATGCACGCTGCAGAATACTACTGAGCACTTAAAAGGAAGCAACTGGTGATACACGCAACCTGGATAAACCTCCAGAGAATTAGGGTGAGTGGAAAAGTCAACCCTGAGAGATTACAATTCCACTGATACAACATTCTTAAAATGTGCCCCCTCAGCTCCTATGTGGGAACGTGGGGCCCGGGGAGGTCTGGCTTTCTCAGGATGCTCCCCAAGCAGCCACAAGAAGGGCCCCCCTGCCCATGAGGCGTGGCCACCTCACCTCCGCAGGCAGTCGGTGAGGGTCGTGGTTCCTGACACGTGGCTCTCCCCATTTACCACACTGCTCTCGCTTCCAGGGCTCAGCGGCCAGAAGGGTGTGGAAGAGCCAGGGAGGTCCAGGCTGATGTCCCAGAAGGGGTCGATGGTGGTGGAAACCCCACTAGGAGCAAGCAGGGGCACATGTGAGCAAGGATGGCTCTGTGAGCAGCAGAGCGACAAGGCCCCAGAATCCCTGGACGGGGGGGAGCACTTACTGGCACACCTGGCAGGTGACGTCAGACTGCAGCCCTCCTGTGAAAATCTGGTCTATGATACAGTTGCAGTGGTTGGGGTTGTTGGCCTTCTTTCCGTTATCGTCACCTGGGGAGACCAcggctctgtgaccctgggcccCAAGGCAGCTTGCCATCAAGCCGCTGAGCCCAGGGACAGGGCTGGTCCCCTAGGGAAGGTTGCTGCAGGAGGACCTCGGTGGACCCGCAGTATGTTCCGTTTTCTCCCCTTGTTTCTCCCTAAGACCTTCCTGCCGTCTATCTGACACTAAATGTATCTCATGTCCAGTAACTGGTCCAGGAGCAGCCCTGTCCTCACCCCTGCTGGGCCCTCACTTTTGCAGCCCACACCCCTGCAGAGCCCACCCTGGAAGGTGCACCCCTGCAGAGCCCCTGGAAGGTGCACCCCCGCAGCCCCACCCTGGAAAGTGCACCCCAGCAGCCCACCCCTGCAGCCCCACCCTGGAAGGTGGACCCCCACAGCCCCACCCTGGAAGGTGCACCCCGCAGCCCCACCTTTGCAGTGCCGGTGCAGGACATCCAGGGCTGCGATGAGGAACTCGTGTGCGTCCTGCTGctcgtagcctgccaggtgccggGCGTGAGTCCACACGAGGTGCAGCAGTTTGTATGGGATGTGGGGGGAACGGTGCCCCGAGTAGAACTGTGCAGAGAGAAGGAGCGGCAGCCTCGTCAGGAGCAACACAGAGCCCCTACGTGCACACCCGACAATGAGTGGGCAGGTGGCCATCTCCTCTCCTTCTTGTGCAAACTGTGTTTTTACTTGGAGTCTGCACATAAGTTTTCTCCATTCCCACCATCCGTTTTCTAGAAATACATCAAAGTGATGAACTGTGGCAAACTTTCATCGAaacagaggagggcatggcaacccactccaatactctcgcCTGGGAATTCCACtggcacaggagcctggtgggctacagtccatgggtccgcaaaaagttggacacaatgaaGCCAGTAACACTTTTACTTTGGTCAAATGTGAATAAAAAGGTTTTTTGAAACACAGGATCATACATATACACTAAAAGGTGACTTTTGTTGTGTGTAAATTGTACCCCCATAAACCGGAGCCTAAAGACCAACGTGACAAGATGAACTGACCACCACCAGTGCCTGAATGAGACCCCCACCAGACTGCTCCGGCCCAACGATACCACTCAGCTTGTTCACTCCTGTAACGCCAGCCACTGCTGGCAGGCTGCAGGAACATGGGCACTGGATGGGCCAGGGATCGGGAGACTTCTGAAAAGGGCCAGACGGTGAATAACTCCAGCACCGAAGTCAGGCAGGCTCCAGGCAGCCGGGGTGCACCAGGGAAATGAGAGGATGCAATCAAAGGCCTAGGGCCATCACCTGAAGACACCTGGGTCCTTGCAGGACCCTGTCCTGCATTCGGGCCCTGAGCCTGGAGGGTCAGCTTGCGAGCCCATCAGGGACAGAGACCTCTGGTGACACAGTCAGCAAGGCTGGCAACGAGACCCACCACCCTGTGGACAAATCGGCAGGTGACGGATGGGGGCTGAGGGGGGCAAGGGGGCCAGCGTCCGCTGCTCACACCCCGTCTATGGCAGCAGTGAGCCTGAAAATGACACCAAGTCTCTCGGCTGGAGACCCCCTTGGGAAGAACACGTGGTTTCACAACAGGGGCGTATACGAGATGTCCACCGCAGGGGAGGTGACAGAACCCCCCTCCGCCCCCTCCCAGCCCCGCACCTCCTGGAACAGGGAGGACATCTCGCAGACCAGGCAGGAGCTGGGGCTCTGCATCTCACAGCGGTGCCGGTCGGACAGGAAGAAGTCGCGCAGCAGGGGCGTGTGCGTGAGCGCCTGCACGATGCAGTTCATGAAGCACGTGTTCCCCAGGTTGATGAGGCCGCGCAGACCTGGCAGCGGAGGGCTGGGTCAGCCAGCATTAGGACCCCACCAGCCCACGGCCCCACTCATGTGAGAACGGAGCTTCTGTCCAAGGCTTGTGCTCCTCTTACAAGAAAAGGCCCCGAGGGGTGCTGATCCCCAGCATTTGGCCCCTAACTTCAGCATCAACCATTCTGGCAGAATTGCCTGAAGGCCTCCGGTAGCGAGGGAACAGGTCAGAGAGCAGTCTCCCCGACAAGCTGGCAGCCACACCGCGTCCCCTGCAGTCTCAGCAGGGCCAGGGAGACTGCTCACACTCACACCTGCTTCCTGAAGAGCCCCACCCGCGGGCTCTGCCCTGCTGGGCACACCCCTAAGGCCCCACCGGGCATGTGCCCACCCACCAATAGTGCAGTTGGACGTGATCTTCCGCCGCTTGGGGTTGTGTTTCAGCAACTCGAGCTCCCGTTTGGTCGGCTCCCATGTTGAAAACTTCTCCCCGACACCTAAGCAGGAGGGTGCCGTTAGCTACACTGTGTGTGTGAACCAGTGTGGTGGTGGCAGTTTATTAGGCTGTGTTTCAAAGATGGGGCAATGTGGGGTTCTTCTAAGACCCTGTTCCAGACACTTAAAGGAGTTTCCTTCAGGGAATGTGCCGTGAGTAAGCCACGTTCCCGGAGGAGAGGAGAACAGAACCTGTTCAGAGCGGTGTCAGCAGTCCAGAGACCAGCATCTCCTCAGCCTTAATCCCTGAGTAGAGGGACCAGGGCTGAACCCCTTGTGGCAGTCGCAGGCCCGTGAGGACCCAGGCAAAAGCACAGGTCCAGGAAACTGTGGGCTCCGCACCTGCCTCCCTGGGCGCCCCCCCGAACTTGCAGGAGGTAGCAGGCAGGTATGGGggctcctcccccctccccctgacAGATGAGGGGCAGGGAATGTAGGCGAAGACACAACCAGGCTCACAGAGCTCCGGAAAACCAAACCTTGCATCTTCCAAGCTTTCCGCTGCTCCTCTTTGGCAATGATTTCTATGTCTTTGTCATAAATGTAGTCCTGACACAAAAAGCAGTAGATACCTCCGTACATGAGCTCGATGgctgaaagagaagaaacaaaactaattaaagatGGAAAGGTAATGCTTcaagacacaaacacacatgtaaGCTTTCTAGGTAGCATTTCTCTAACCAGAAAATCCCACTATTACCAAAGGCTGTGCCCCCACTTCAGACGTGTGTCCAAAGCAGGTGAGGCACGTGAATTCTCCCTGGAAGCTCCCTCAAGGGTTGAGCAATCTGAGGGAGAAAGAGGTGCCACGTCTGTACTCTACAAAGGACCCAACCCCTCGGTACCAGGACCCTCTGCCTTTCCTGTGAAACAAGGGAAACCTGCATTCTTATCAACCCACAGAGACTCCCAGGACCAGAGCTCTGTGACCCGGGCGCCCAGCAGCCCTCACTGTGCCAGGATGCAGGCAGCACAGCCGCCAAGCAAACAACCTGGACCTGTGCCCAGGgcttcccaacacacacacacacacacacacacacacacacacacacacacactcttccgtAAAAATGTAAACctggcacatgcacacacacacactcactctctcCTGTGAACATGTAAACCTGGAGCACCTtaagtggacacacacacacacacacacacacacacacactctctctctctctctctctcccccataaACATGTAAACCTGGAGCACCTGAGGcgcgtgcacgcgcacacacactctcactctctccctcttccGTAAACGTGTAAACCTGAAGCACCtaaagagcacacacacacacactcttcagtAAACCACGTTCTAACCCAGCAATGGCCAGAATCTTGCTCCTGTTCTGTGCTTTTGTCTCTTGAAGCAAACTTCCTAAAACTGGCTCATTCTGGCAAAAGTAGAGGCAGAGCTTATCAAGCAGGCTGATAACATGAACAAATACCACGTTTCTAAAGTGACTTTTGTAGACAACACTGGATTTCAGTAAGATTCTTCATAAAGTCTTTTAAGTGTAAAAGTGTTCCCACTTCTGCACAGCCCTCCTAACCACACAGACTCCCAGCCCACATGTGAGAGCCCTACATGGGTCTGGTCTGAGAGTCAGATTACACGACCCCTGTAACCACAGAGACTTGCAGCCCACATGTGAGACCCTACATGGTCTCATCTGAGAGTCAGATGGAATGAAGCACGAAGTTCTCTACCACACACCAGAGGATCCCACCCCCACCGTGACCATCAGCCCTTCTCTCCGGTCCCTCTGGGTGAGATCCTACTGCTGACTGCTGGCCCCACTGGGCGGCCACCCACCCACAGCCTGTGAAGCACCATCAGTGTCATCAGCTCTCTTTCGAAAAGGCCAGTTAACGCCTCGTCCTGGGCTGACCCCTCCCCTGCCTGGTTCAGGCTCTCAGCTAGAGATGAAGCATGACCTCTGGAAACGACTGAGTTCGGACGCCATCTCCACACAGGAAGACTGGGTCACAGGAAGCTGTGTTGTAGGAAAGGGTCTGTGGCCTGGACCTTGTGAAAGCGAGTTCCTTACAGGAATCCTCACCattgtttgacagaaaacataaTCCTCAAGGAGAGAAAAACTTATTGACAGCAGTCAGAAAGTAAAGACTAGAGCAAAACTCAGCTTCATGTAACCCCACCTTGATGCCAGCACCTCCAGCCTCTCCGTGAACAAACAACAAGCCAACCCCTCACAGACAGTGCTGAACTCACCCGGTGCCCCCAACCCCATAATGATACCAATAACCTAAAGCTGCATGGAAGGCCTTTGCAGATTTCTGCCTAATCTAACACCTAACCATGCTTTTCAGAGGGAAAGACAAGTCTCCGATGTTCCATTGCAGGAAATGCACTCTTCAGAGAAAGTCGTCCTTTAGGGTCACACTCTACATGACCTCAGGCAAGCGGGGCAGTAACACTTGTGGGCTCagtttctctcccctccccacaggaGTTCCAAGGAGAGCACAGACCACTTCAGATAAGGGCAGACTCCTGGGAGAGCGGAAGGTCAAAGTCAAAGAAGCGAGTTGGGAAGATGACCCCAAAGCCCCGGAGGTGTACATCAGGAGGGTCTTACCCAggttgtgcctcttggacttggcGTGCTCATGAATGTGCTTCTTTGTGAAACAGCCGAAGAAGACACAGTGGAGGCAGGAGTGCAGCCGATTCAGGTGGAGGCCACACACATGACATACGCACGACTTCGCCTACAAGTCAGAAAAGAGAATTGGGAACCTGGGGTTCTCAGAGTCACGGGAGCAAGGTAATTCCAACAGGTACAGCTAGAGAGGAAGTGGAAGCCTAGGTTTTCTCTCAAGGTCTCCCCACCTAAAAGatcttttccttaattttgtcAATTGACCCAAAAGGCACATAGGTCACTTAGCTCAGACTGGCTCCTCGAAAGAGGACTGAGGCCAGTATCAACCACCAACCCGAAGCCACTCAGACCAAGCGTGTGAAACTTCAGGAGCAGAAAAGGTCCTTCTGCATCCGAgggcccctccacccccagggcaCCGGTAACCAGCACGCCATTTCAAGTTTGATATTCCAGGTTCCGAGACCACAGCAAATCTATAACCAATCAAGATGGATATGAATCAAAGCAATacacagaaacaagaaaaagaatggtTTGTGGGTGAGAACTATACCACAGAAACCCAAAGTTTTATAACCTCAGCAATCACGAGCACCGTGGTAAACAATTC
Proteins encoded in this window:
- the USP22 gene encoding ubiquitin carboxyl-terminal hydrolase 22 gives rise to the protein MDAELVVTPPGCAHLGSFKVDNWKQNLRAIYQCFVWSGSAEARKRKAKSCVCHVCGLHLNRLHSCLHCVFFGCFTKKHIHEHAKSKRHNLAIELMYGGIYCFLCQDYIYDKDIEIIAKEEQRKAWKMQGVGEKFSTWEPTKRELELLKHNPKRRKITSNCTIGLRGLINLGNTCFMNCIVQALTHTPLLRDFFLSDRHRCEMQSPSSCLVCEMSSLFQEFYSGHRSPHIPYKLLHLVWTHARHLAGYEQQDAHEFLIAALDVLHRHCKGDDNGKKANNPNHCNCIIDQIFTGGLQSDVTCQVCHGVSTTIDPFWDISLDLPGSSTPFWPLSPGSESSVVNGESHVSGTTTLTDCLRRFTRPEHLGSSAKIKCSGCHSYQESTKQLTMKKLPIVACFHLKRFEHSAKLRRKITTYVSFPLELDMTPFMASSKESRMNGQYQQPTDSLNNDNKYSLFAVVNHQGTLESGHYTSFIRQHKDQWFKCDDAIITKASIADVLDSEGYLLFYHKQFLEYE